A single region of the Buteo buteo chromosome 18, bButBut1.hap1.1, whole genome shotgun sequence genome encodes:
- the PSPC1 gene encoding paraspeckle component 1 isoform X2, with product MAANRNLKQVRIENSSPAAPLGMVGGGGGNLKGLRGLESESEAAAAMALVPSKEGGDEEQEVGFTIDIKSFLKPGEKSYTQRCRLFVGNLPTDITEEDFKRLFERYGEPSEVFINRDRGFGFIRLESRTLAEIAKAELDGTILKSRPLRIRFATHGAALTVKNLSPVVSNELLEQAFSQFGPVERAVVVVDDRGRATGKGFVEFAAKPPARKALERCSDGAFLLTTTPRPVVVEPMEQFDDEDGLPEKLMQKTQQYHKEREQPPRFAQPGTFEFEYASRWKALDEMEKQQREQVDRNIREAKEKLEAEMEAARHEHQLMLMRQDLMRRQEELRRLEELRNQELQKRKQIQLRHEEEHRRREEEMLRQREQEELRRQQEGGFKPNFMDNLLELNLTWSLYTYLPRLRRN from the exons ATGGCAGCGAATAGGAACTTGAAGCAAGTACGGATCGAGAATAGCTCCCCGGCGGCGCCGCTGGGCATGGTGGGGGGCGGTGGCGGCAACCTGAAGGGATTGCGGGGCCTAGAGTCGGAGAGTGAGGCAGCGGCGGCCATGGCGCTAGTGCCGAGCAAAGAAGGTGGAGATGAAGAGCAGGAGGTTGGGTTCACCATCGATATAAAAAGCTTTCTCAAACCTGGCGAGAAGAGCTACACGCAGCGCTGCCGGCTGTTCGTGGGGAATCTGCCTACTGATATCACCGAGGAAGATTTCAAGCGCCTCTTCGAGCGCTACGGGGAGCCTAGCGAAGTCTTCATCAATCGGGACCGTGGCTTTGGCTTCATTCGCCTG GAATCTAGGACACTGGCTGAAATAGCAAAGGCAGAACTTGATGGTACTATTTTGAAGAGCAGACCACTTCGAATTCGATTTGCTACACATGGAGCTGCCCTAACTGTCAAGAATCTTTCACCTGTGGTTTCTAATGAGCTGCTGGAACAAGCATTCTCTCAGTTTGGGCCAGTGGAAAGAGCTGTTGTTGTAGTAGATGATCGTGGCAGAGCTACAGGAAAAGGTTTCGTAGAGTTTGCAGCAAAACCTCCAGCACGGAAAGCTCTAGAAAGATGCAGTGATGGGGCATTCTTGCTAACAAC AACACCTCGACCTGTTGTTGTAGAACCAATGGAGCAATTTGATGATGAAGACGGGCTCCCAGAGAAGCTAATGCAAAAAACACAACAGTATCACAA GGAAAGAGAACAGCCACCACGCTTTGCTCAACCTGGAACGTTTGAGTTTGAGTACGCTTCACGGTGGAAGGCTCTTGATGAGATGGAAAAGCAACAGCGTGAACAGGTTGACAGGAACATTAGAGAAGCCAAAGAGAAACTAGAGGCAGAAATGGAAGCAGCTAGACATGAGCATCAGCTAATGCTGATGAGGCAAG ATCTCATGCGCCGTCAAGAAGAATTGAGGCGTTTGGAAGAACTTAGAAATCAAGAACTTCAAAAACGCAAGCAGATACAATTGAG ACACGAAGAAGAACATAGACGTCGTGAAGAAGAGATGCTACGCCAGAGGGAACAGGAGGAATTACGACGACAGCAGGAGGGAGGATTTAAGCCAAATTTCATGGACAAT ctaCTGGAGTTAAATTTGACTTGGAGTTTGTACACGTATTTACCCAGACTAAGAAGAAACTAA
- the PSPC1 gene encoding paraspeckle component 1 isoform X4 gives MAANRNLKQVRIENSSPAAPLGMVGGGGGNLKGLRGLESESEAAAAMALVPSKEGGDEEQEVGFTIDIKSFLKPGEKSYTQRCRLFVGNLPTDITEEDFKRLFERYGEPSEVFINRDRGFGFIRLESRTLAEIAKAELDGTILKSRPLRIRFATHGAALTVKNLSPVVSNELLEQAFSQFGPVERAVVVVDDRGRATGKGFVEFAAKPPARKALERCSDGAFLLTTTPRPVVVEPMEQFDDEDGLPEKLMQKTQQYHKEREQPPRFAQPGTFEFEYASRWKALDEMEKQQREQVDRNIREAKEKLEAEMEAARHEHQLMLMRQDLMRRQEELRRLEELRNQELQKRKQIQLRHEEEHRRREEEMLRQREQEELRRQQEGGFKPNFMDN, from the exons ATGGCAGCGAATAGGAACTTGAAGCAAGTACGGATCGAGAATAGCTCCCCGGCGGCGCCGCTGGGCATGGTGGGGGGCGGTGGCGGCAACCTGAAGGGATTGCGGGGCCTAGAGTCGGAGAGTGAGGCAGCGGCGGCCATGGCGCTAGTGCCGAGCAAAGAAGGTGGAGATGAAGAGCAGGAGGTTGGGTTCACCATCGATATAAAAAGCTTTCTCAAACCTGGCGAGAAGAGCTACACGCAGCGCTGCCGGCTGTTCGTGGGGAATCTGCCTACTGATATCACCGAGGAAGATTTCAAGCGCCTCTTCGAGCGCTACGGGGAGCCTAGCGAAGTCTTCATCAATCGGGACCGTGGCTTTGGCTTCATTCGCCTG GAATCTAGGACACTGGCTGAAATAGCAAAGGCAGAACTTGATGGTACTATTTTGAAGAGCAGACCACTTCGAATTCGATTTGCTACACATGGAGCTGCCCTAACTGTCAAGAATCTTTCACCTGTGGTTTCTAATGAGCTGCTGGAACAAGCATTCTCTCAGTTTGGGCCAGTGGAAAGAGCTGTTGTTGTAGTAGATGATCGTGGCAGAGCTACAGGAAAAGGTTTCGTAGAGTTTGCAGCAAAACCTCCAGCACGGAAAGCTCTAGAAAGATGCAGTGATGGGGCATTCTTGCTAACAAC AACACCTCGACCTGTTGTTGTAGAACCAATGGAGCAATTTGATGATGAAGACGGGCTCCCAGAGAAGCTAATGCAAAAAACACAACAGTATCACAA GGAAAGAGAACAGCCACCACGCTTTGCTCAACCTGGAACGTTTGAGTTTGAGTACGCTTCACGGTGGAAGGCTCTTGATGAGATGGAAAAGCAACAGCGTGAACAGGTTGACAGGAACATTAGAGAAGCCAAAGAGAAACTAGAGGCAGAAATGGAAGCAGCTAGACATGAGCATCAGCTAATGCTGATGAGGCAAG ATCTCATGCGCCGTCAAGAAGAATTGAGGCGTTTGGAAGAACTTAGAAATCAAGAACTTCAAAAACGCAAGCAGATACAATTGAG ACACGAAGAAGAACATAGACGTCGTGAAGAAGAGATGCTACGCCAGAGGGAACAGGAGGAATTACGACGACAGCAGGAGGGAGGATTTAAGCCAAATTTCATGGACAAT TAA
- the PSPC1 gene encoding paraspeckle component 1 isoform X3 produces the protein MAANRNLKQVRIENSSPAAPLGMVGGGGGNLKGLRGLESESEAAAAMALVPSKEGGDEEQEVGFTIDIKSFLKPGEKSYTQRCRLFVGNLPTDITEEDFKRLFERYGEPSEVFINRDRGFGFIRLESRTLAEIAKAELDGTILKSRPLRIRFATHGAALTVKNLSPVVSNELLEQAFSQFGPVERAVVVVDDRGRATGKGFVEFAAKPPARKALERCSDGAFLLTTTPRPVVVEPMEQFDDEDGLPEKLMQKTQQYHKEREQPPRFAQPGTFEFEYASRWKALDEMEKQQREQVDRNIREAKEKLEAEMEAARHEHQLMLMRQDLMRRQEELRRLEELRNQELQKRKQIQLRHEEEHRRREEEMLRQREQEELRRQQEGGFKPNFMDNDCSDMYQ, from the exons ATGGCAGCGAATAGGAACTTGAAGCAAGTACGGATCGAGAATAGCTCCCCGGCGGCGCCGCTGGGCATGGTGGGGGGCGGTGGCGGCAACCTGAAGGGATTGCGGGGCCTAGAGTCGGAGAGTGAGGCAGCGGCGGCCATGGCGCTAGTGCCGAGCAAAGAAGGTGGAGATGAAGAGCAGGAGGTTGGGTTCACCATCGATATAAAAAGCTTTCTCAAACCTGGCGAGAAGAGCTACACGCAGCGCTGCCGGCTGTTCGTGGGGAATCTGCCTACTGATATCACCGAGGAAGATTTCAAGCGCCTCTTCGAGCGCTACGGGGAGCCTAGCGAAGTCTTCATCAATCGGGACCGTGGCTTTGGCTTCATTCGCCTG GAATCTAGGACACTGGCTGAAATAGCAAAGGCAGAACTTGATGGTACTATTTTGAAGAGCAGACCACTTCGAATTCGATTTGCTACACATGGAGCTGCCCTAACTGTCAAGAATCTTTCACCTGTGGTTTCTAATGAGCTGCTGGAACAAGCATTCTCTCAGTTTGGGCCAGTGGAAAGAGCTGTTGTTGTAGTAGATGATCGTGGCAGAGCTACAGGAAAAGGTTTCGTAGAGTTTGCAGCAAAACCTCCAGCACGGAAAGCTCTAGAAAGATGCAGTGATGGGGCATTCTTGCTAACAAC AACACCTCGACCTGTTGTTGTAGAACCAATGGAGCAATTTGATGATGAAGACGGGCTCCCAGAGAAGCTAATGCAAAAAACACAACAGTATCACAA GGAAAGAGAACAGCCACCACGCTTTGCTCAACCTGGAACGTTTGAGTTTGAGTACGCTTCACGGTGGAAGGCTCTTGATGAGATGGAAAAGCAACAGCGTGAACAGGTTGACAGGAACATTAGAGAAGCCAAAGAGAAACTAGAGGCAGAAATGGAAGCAGCTAGACATGAGCATCAGCTAATGCTGATGAGGCAAG ATCTCATGCGCCGTCAAGAAGAATTGAGGCGTTTGGAAGAACTTAGAAATCAAGAACTTCAAAAACGCAAGCAGATACAATTGAG ACACGAAGAAGAACATAGACGTCGTGAAGAAGAGATGCTACGCCAGAGGGAACAGGAGGAATTACGACGACAGCAGGAGGGAGGATTTAAGCCAAATTTCATGGACAAT gatTGCAGTGATATGTATCAGTAG